The genomic stretch ctggtgcgtggacagcacagtgaagtcagtgttacctggtgggtggacagcacagtgaagtcagtgttacctggtgggtggacagcacagtgaagtcagtgttacctggtgggtggacagcagagtgaagtcagtgttacctggtgggtggacagcacagtgaagtcagtgttacctggtgggtggacagcacagtgaagtcaatgttacctggtgggtggacagcagaGTGAAGTCAatgttacctggtgggtggacagcacagtgaagtcagtgttacctggtgggtggacagcagagtgaagtcagtgttacctggtgggtggacagcacagtgaagtcagtgttacctggtgggtggacagcacagtgaagtcagtcaatgttacctggtgggtggacagcacagtgaagtcagtgttacctggtgggtggacagcacagtgaagtcagtcaatgttacctggtgggtggacagcacagtgaagtcagtcaatgttacctggtgggtggacagcacagtgaagtcagtgttacctggtgggtggacagcagaGTGAAGTCAATCAGCTTGGGTTCAAAGGGCACCAGGGCCACAGGCTGGAAGTGCATGTAGGGGGCCGTTCCGAACTGGtgctgcacacagcacagcacagcatggacattggacacagcacagcacagcatggacaCACGCAGCATGGACattgaacacagcacagcacagcacagcacagcatggacaTTGGGCATGGAcacacgcagcacagcacagcacagcacagcatggacaTTGGGCATGGAcacacgcagcacagcacagcacagcatggacattgaacacagcacagcacagcacagcatggacattgaacacagcacagcacagcacagcacagcatggacaTTGGGCATGGAcacacgcagcacagcacagcacagcacagcatggacaTTGGGCATGGAcacacgcagcacagcacagcacagcacagcacagcacagcacagcatggacaTTGGGCATGGAcacacgcagcacagcacagcacagcacagcacagcacagcacagcacagcatggacaTTGAACATGGAcacacgcagcacagcacagcacagcacagcacagcatggacaTGGAcacatgcagcacagcacagcacagcacagcacagcatggacacacgcagcacagcacagcatggacattggacacacagcacagcacagcatggacatggacacacagcacagcacagcatggacacacagcacagcacagcacagcatggacattggacacagctcagcacaacacagcatggacaTTGAACACAGctctgcacaacacagcatggacaTTGAACACAGctctgcacaacacagcatggacaTTGAACACAGctctgcacaacacagcatggacaTTGAACACAGCTCAGCATGGACattgaacacagcacagcacagcacagcatggacattgaacacagcacagcacagcacagcatggacaTTGAACACAGctctgcacaacacagcatggacattgaacacagcacagcacagcacagcatggacattgaacacagcacagcacagcacagcatggacaTTGAACACAGctctgcacaacacagcatggacattgaacacagcacagcacagcacagcatggacattgaacacagcacagcacagcacagcatggacattgaacacagcacagcacagcacagcatggacattgaacacagcacagcacagcatggacactggacacagcacagcacaacacagcatggacattgaacacagcacagcacagcacagcatggacattggacacagctcagcacaacacagcatggacattgaacacagcacagcacagcacagcatggacattgaacacagcacagcacagcacagcatggacattgaacacagcacagcacagcacagcacagcatggacattggacacagctcagcacaacacagcatggacattggacatggacacacacacatactcatagtAACAAACGCATACgcagatacatacatatcaacacacacacacacacacacacacacacacacacacacactggcagacagacagccagacagacaagagaggacAGACTCACCGTAGTGTTCAAGGGCTCCACCATCAACACCGTCTCCAGGCGGACCCCGAACTCCCCGTCCTGGTAATAGCCTGGCTCTGTGACACACTTTCTGACTGATTATCAACATCcaagtcaaatcaaattatggtgcttagagcctcgccgaccactaaggccatctcaaggttaTCGCCACGATAGCATGTACTTCAagtgaaaggttaaaaaaaaagtaccccccccaaaaaaaaacagtcacgGCTGCAAGTTTAGAAAGCTTTCACAGTCTGCAACATTCtgatctgattaaaaatgttcacttctttcaagaagtctatCAGCGTCCACGgaaggacatcacgaaacaaagtcttcagagaacctaccgtgtaatgtctgtgtctagcGTCATGCAGATTCCAGctgtcaaggagcacgtgtttcacggtgagaggctcaccacagggaatacatcgaggggcctcttcccccttcaacaagtggGAATCAGtaagaaaagtgtgccccgtGCGCAGTCTGCACAGAACAGATTCTTTCCTTCAATTCTTCACAACCagtgggagggtctcttttaggtctggacggttttggaacagcttgttgtccgtctgggtgttccactcctcttgccaaagatccttaacgtaagtgttcaccttctgcttcatgtctgtgcatggtacgaaggatctcgataTATGTTTTTCCTTCACTGGGTTCTCAGCCAGCTGGTCTGCCATTTCGTTACATCAACATCCTCATCTGTTGTCAACACACACTGTCTGGTAATAACCTGGCTTTGTGACACACTTTCTGGCTGATTATCAACATCTTtatctggtgtcttctctctctctctctctctctctcacacacacacacacacacacacacacacacacacacaccgccgaaatctgttgtgacaaaaacgttGAAAAAGTTACGACAAAAtggaatggggggaaaaaacaagaagaagttctgtttgtctatgtctgcagGAGTGGCATCACTTGTTGGGGGAAagtgccccccccgccccccccactcccaccccgcccccccaacaccctccctccctttcagacTTACCGTCGGAGAAATACATGCCGTGAAGCAATTCCTCCTGGGTGTAGAAAGGACTTTTGGAGCCGCCTATGAACCCCGGGCCTGTGACACATCGCAGCAGACAGAGGGGCCTGTGTTCAATTCTCGACAGggcggggaaggggcggggggcgggggggggatcaaggaatgaaagggggaaagaaaagtgGTTTTGACGTCTACATTCATGAACAAAGATAAATTTTGACGTCTAGATTCATGAACAAAGATAaattcaacagacagacagacagacagacagacacaactttttttctctctctctttatatatatatatatatatatatatatatatatattacactttGACTGGATACTGTACTAtacacgtctcacacacacacacacgcacgcacgcacgcacgcacgcacgcacgcatacacacacacgcacacacacatgcacacacactcacacacacgtgggcgcacacgtacacacacttgcccacactcacacccataatcacacagaaaaatatgtgtgCAGACTAAGGAACAAGGCACAGCCCAACATATAATACATGTTATGTTTATGTACTATTTGAGAAAAGGCAGGTGGAAAGTGTCGTCCATCACTCCTTCCTTTTTCGTTAGATGTGAAACACGCTGATTGTGAAGCCAATCAGTACAATGCTGGTGCAAATCAGTACAATGCTGGTGTAAATCAGTACAATGCTGGTGCAAATCAGTACAATGCTGGTGTAAATCAGTACAATGTTGGTGCAAATCAGTACAATGCTGGTGCAAATCAGTACAATGTTGGTGCAAATCAGTACAATGCTGGTGCAAATCAGTACAATGTTGGTGCAAATCTGTGTAATGTTGGTGTACATTAGTATAATGCTGGTGTGAAACAGTTCAATGTAGGTGTAAATCAGTACAATGTTGGTGTAAATCAGTATAATATTGGTGTAAATCAGCACAATGCTGGTGTAAATTAGTACAATGTAGGTGTAAATCAGTACAATGTTGGTTCAAAACAGTATAATGTTGGTGGAAATCAGTACAATGTTGGTGCAAATCAGTATAATGTAGGTGTAAATCAGTACAATGTTGGTGCAAATCAGTATAATGTTGGTGTAAATCAGTACAATGTTGGTTCAAAACAGTATAATGTTGGTGGAAATCAGTACAATGTAGGTGTAAATCAGTACAATGTTGGTTCAAATCAGTACAATGTTGGTTCAAATCAGTACAATGTTGGTTCAAATCAGTATAATGTGGGTGTATATTAGTATAATGTTGGTGTACATTAGTATAATGTGGGTGTACATTAGTATAATGTGGGTGTACATTAGTATAATGTTGGTGTACATTAGTATAATGTGGGTGTATATTAGTATAATGTTGGTGTACATTAGTATAATGTGGGTGTACATTAGTATAATGTGGGTGTACATTAGTATAATGCTGCACAAAGTGGGTATTCATCTGGGTGAAAATATCATCACTgtaaaccatcaacaacaatcattggagttttattcttaaaaaaaaaaaaatcttttcttttcttttttacttttttgactcacttgtgtaaacaaagtgagtctatgttttaacccggtgttcggttgtctgtgtgtgtgtgtgtgtgtgtgtgtgtgtgtgtgtgtgtgtgtgtgtgtgtgtccgtgtgtctgtatgtctgtgtgtccgtggtaaaatttaacattgaaattactctgtaattaatgctaggggacttaatttatcacaaagtgagtcttgaaggccttgtctctcttgtttttgatAGAATGAAATACACAGCCAGTCAGTGAGGAGCTGTCAAAGACAGCTGGTCTCTTACCCTCGTGCACACTGAGGTAGGCCCCAATGCCGTGTCCAGTGCCGTGGTTGTAATCCAGACCAGCTGACCACAGGTTCTGACGCGCCAGGATGTCCAGTGACCGACCTGCAACCACAGCACGTGAACACCGTCACTTTGAGGGGAGAGTGGAAACGCTGTGCATGAGGACTTGTTTAGCTCCTGTGCCCACAACACAGCACGTGAACATCGTCACTTTGAGGGGAGAGTGGAAACGCTGTGCACGAGGACTTGTTTAGCTCCTGTGTCCACAACACAGCACGTGAACATCGTCACTTTGAGGGGAGAGTGGAAACGCTGTGCACGAGAACTTGTTTAGCTTCTGTGTCCACAACACAGCACGTGAACATCGTCACTTTGAGGGGAGAGTGGAAACGCTGTGCATGAGGATTTGTATGGCTCCTGTGTCCACAACACAGCACGTGAACAGCGTCACTTTGAGGGGAGAGTGGAAACGCTGTGCATGAGGACTTGTTTAGCTCCTGTGTCCACAACACAGCACGTGAACATCGTCACTTTGAGGGGAGAGTGGAAACGCTGTGCATGAGGACTTGTTTAGCTCCTGTGTCCACAACACAGCACGTGAACATCGTCACTTTGAGGGGAGAGTGGAAACGCTGTGCATGAGGACTTGTTTAGCTCCTGTGTCCACAACACAGCACGTGAACATCGTCACTTTGAGGGGAGAGTGGAAACGCTGTGCATGAGGACTTGTTTAGCTCCTGTGTCCACAACACAGCACGTGAACATCGTCACTTTGAGGGGAGAGTGGAAACGCTGTGCATGAGGATTTGTATGGCTCCTGTGCCCACAACACAGCACGTGAACAGCGTCACTTTGAGGGGAGAGTCGAAACGCTGTGCATGAGGATTTGTATGGCTCCTGTGCCCACAACACAGCACGTGAACATCGTCACTTTGAGGGGAGAGTGGAAACGCTGTGCATGAGGATTTGTATGGCTCCTGTGCCCACAACACAGCACGAGAACTCCGTAACATTGAGGGGTCAGTCTGAACACGGGGCATCAGGATTTTATGTATGTCTACTGTAcctacaacacagcaacatggtCACTTTGAGGGGACATTCAGATCGCTGTGCATCAGGACTATAATTCTATGTATAGCTCCTATACCTACAGCACAGCAACATGGTCACTTTGAGGGGACATTCAGATCGCTGTGCATCAGGACTATAATTCTATGTATAGCTCCTATAcctacaacacagcaacatggtCACTTTGAGGGGACATTCAGATCGCTGTGCATCAGGACTATAATTCTATGTATAGCTCCTATAcctacaacacagcaacatggtCACTTTGAGGGGACATTCAGATCGCTGTGCATCAGGACTATAATTCTATGTATAGCTCCTATAcctacaacacagcaacatggtCACTTTGAGGGGACATTCAGATCGCTGTGCATCAGGACTATAATTCTATGTATAGCTCCTATAcctacaacacagcaacatggtCACTTTGAGAGGACATTCAGATCGCTGTGCATCAGGACTATAATTCTATGTATAGCTCCTATACCTACAGCACAGCAACATGGTCACTTTGAGGGGACATTCAGATCGCTGTGCATCAGGACTATAATTCTATGTATAGCTCCTATAcctacaacacagcaacatggtCACTTTGAGGGGACATTCAGATCGCTGTGCATCAGGACTATAATTCTATGTATAGCTCCTATAcctacaacacagcaacatggtCACTTTGAGAAGACATTCAGATCGCTATGCATCAGGACTATATGTATATCTCCtgtaccacaacacaacaacatggtCATTTGAGGGGACAGTTAGCACGCTGTGACTAtatgtcccgggttcgaatcacggtgacggcgcattgtgggtaaacggtggagaattttccgatctcccaggtcaacacatgtacagacctgcttgtgcctgaacccccttcgtgtttatacgcaagcagaagatcaaatacgcacgttcaagatcctgaaatccgtgtcaacgttcggtgggtaatgaaaacaagaacgtacccagcatgcacatcccccaaaacgaagtgtggctgcctacatgacgggtggtacacgtaaaagcccactcgtgtacatacaagtgagtgtgggagttgcagccctcacaaaaagaagaagaagaagaagtgtatataaggaggaggaggaggaggagggggaagagaaggaggaggaggaggggggagagaaggaggaggaggagggggggggagagaaggaggaggaggagggggaagagaaggaggaggaggagggggggggaagagaaggaggaggaggagggggaagagaaggaggaggaggaggggggggaagagaaggaggaggaggagggggaagagaaggaggaggaggaggggggggaagagaaggaggaggaggaggggggagagaaggaggaggaggaggggggggagagaaggaggag from Babylonia areolata isolate BAREFJ2019XMU chromosome 6, ASM4173473v1, whole genome shotgun sequence encodes the following:
- the LOC143283192 gene encoding uncharacterized protein LOC143283192 — its product is MKGGKKTNQYNAGANQYNAGVNQYNAGANQYNAGVNQYNVGANQYNAGANQYNYNVGGNQYNVGVNQYNVGSNQYNVGSNQYNVGSNQYNVGVY